A genomic region of Anas acuta chromosome 1, bAnaAcu1.1, whole genome shotgun sequence contains the following coding sequences:
- the ERG gene encoding transcriptional regulator ERG isoform X5, whose translation MIQTVPDPAAHIKEALSVVSEDQSLFECAYGSPHLGKTEMTASSSSEYGQTSKMSPRVPQQDWLSQPPARVTIKMECNPNQVNGSRNSPDDCSVAKGGKMVSGSDNVGMNYGSYMEEKHIPPPNMTTNERRVIVPADPTLWSTDHVRQWLEWAVKEYGLPDVDILLFQNIDGKELCKMTKDDFQRLTPSYNADILLSHLHYLRENLPYEQARRSAWTSHTHPTPQSKATQPSSSTVPKTEDQRPQLDPYQILGPTSSRLANPGSGQIQLWQFLLELLSDSSNSNCITWEGTNGEFKMTDPDEVARRWGERKSKPNMNYDKLSRALRYYYDKNIMTKVHGKRYAYKFDFHGIAQALQPHPPESSMYKYPSDLPYMSSYHAHPQKMNFVAPHPPALPVTSSSFFAAPNPYWNSPTGGIYPNTRLPAAHMPSHLGTYY comes from the exons GTGTGCCTACGGATCACCCCACCTTGGAAAGACAGAGATGACGGCCTCCTCCTCCAGTGAATATGGGCAAACATCAAAGATGAGTCCGCGTGTTCCCCAGCAAGACTGGTTATCACAGCCCCCAGCCAGAGTCACCATCAAGATGGAGTGTAATCCAAACCAGGTTAATGGGTCAAG GAATTCACCTGATGACTGCAGCGTGGCAAAAGGAGGGAAAATGGTTAGCGGCTCAGACAATGTTGGGATGAACTATGGAAGCTACATGGAAGAGAAGCACATTCCACCCCCAAATATGACTACCAATGAACGAAGAGTTATTGTACCAGCAG ATCCTACGTTATGGAGTACAGACCACGTACGCCAGTGGCTGGAGTGGGCAGTGAAGGAGTATGGTCTCCCAGATGTGGACATCTTGTTGTTCCAGAACATTGATGGGAAGGAGTTGTGCAAAATGACCAAAGACGACTTCCAGAGACTCACCCCAAGCTATAATGCAGATATCCTCCTGTCACATCTACACTACCTCAGAGAGA attTGCCTTATGAGCAAGCCAGGAGATCAGCATGGACGAGTCACACCCACCCCACTCCTCAGTCAAAAG CTACTCAGCCATCATCCTCAACAGTGCCCAAAACAGAAGACCAGCGTCCTCAGTTAG ATCCTTATCAGATTCTTGGACCGACCAGCAGCCGTCTTGCAAATCCAG gGAGTGGGCAGATACAGCTATGGCAGTTCCTGCTGGAGCTTCTCTCAGATAGCTCCAACTCCAACTGTATCACCTGGGAGGGCACCAACGGGGAGTTCAAGATGACCGACCCTGATGAAGTGGCTCGGCgctggggggagaggaaaagcaagCCTAACATGAACTATGACAAACTCAGCCGTGCACTCCGCTACTactatgataaaaatattatgaCTAAGGTTCATGGTAAGCGCTATGCCTACAAATTTGATTTCCATGGAATCGCTCAGGCCCTCCAGCCTCACCCCCCGGAGTCATCCATGTACAAATACCCGTCAGACCTCCCCTACATGAGCTCCTACCATGCGCACCCCCAGAAGATGAACTTTGTAGCTCCCCACCCCCCTGCTTTGCCTGTAACCTCATCCAGCTTTTTCGCTGCCCCTAATCCATACTGGAATTCACCAACTGGAGGTATCTACCCCAAcaccaggctgccagcagctcatATGCCTTCTCATCTTGGCACCTACTactaa
- the ERG gene encoding transcriptional regulator ERG isoform X2, with amino-acid sequence MASTIKEALSVVSEDQSLFECAYGSPHLGKTEMTASSSSEYGQTSKMSPRVPQQDWLSQPPARVTIKMECNPNQVNGSRNSPDDCSVAKGGKMVSGSDNVGMNYGSYMEEKHIPPPNMTTNERRVIVPADPTLWSTDHVRQWLEWAVKEYGLPDVDILLFQNIDGKELCKMTKDDFQRLTPSYNADILLSHLHYLRETPLPHLTSDDVDKALQNSPRLMHARNTGGATFIFPNTSVYPEATQRITTRPDLPYEQARRSAWTSHTHPTPQSKATQPSSSTVPKTEDQRPQLDPYQILGPTSSRLANPGSGQIQLWQFLLELLSDSSNSNCITWEGTNGEFKMTDPDEVARRWGERKSKPNMNYDKLSRALRYYYDKNIMTKVHGKRYAYKFDFHGIAQALQPHPPESSMYKYPSDLPYMSSYHAHPQKMNFVAPHPPALPVTSSSFFAAPNPYWNSPTGGIYPNTRLPAAHMPSHLGTYY; translated from the exons GTGTGCCTACGGATCACCCCACCTTGGAAAGACAGAGATGACGGCCTCCTCCTCCAGTGAATATGGGCAAACATCAAAGATGAGTCCGCGTGTTCCCCAGCAAGACTGGTTATCACAGCCCCCAGCCAGAGTCACCATCAAGATGGAGTGTAATCCAAACCAGGTTAATGGGTCAAG GAATTCACCTGATGACTGCAGCGTGGCAAAAGGAGGGAAAATGGTTAGCGGCTCAGACAATGTTGGGATGAACTATGGAAGCTACATGGAAGAGAAGCACATTCCACCCCCAAATATGACTACCAATGAACGAAGAGTTATTGTACCAGCAG ATCCTACGTTATGGAGTACAGACCACGTACGCCAGTGGCTGGAGTGGGCAGTGAAGGAGTATGGTCTCCCAGATGTGGACATCTTGTTGTTCCAGAACATTGATGGGAAGGAGTTGTGCAAAATGACCAAAGACGACTTCCAGAGACTCACCCCAAGCTATAATGCAGATATCCTCCTGTCACATCTACACTACCTCAGAGAGA ctcCTCTTCCACATTTGACTTCAGATGATGTTGATAAGGCCTTACAAAACTCTCCACGGTTAATGCATGCTAGAAACACAG gAGGtgccacttttatttttccaaatacatcAGTTTATCCAGAAGCAACACAAAGAATTACAACCAGGCCAG attTGCCTTATGAGCAAGCCAGGAGATCAGCATGGACGAGTCACACCCACCCCACTCCTCAGTCAAAAG CTACTCAGCCATCATCCTCAACAGTGCCCAAAACAGAAGACCAGCGTCCTCAGTTAG ATCCTTATCAGATTCTTGGACCGACCAGCAGCCGTCTTGCAAATCCAG gGAGTGGGCAGATACAGCTATGGCAGTTCCTGCTGGAGCTTCTCTCAGATAGCTCCAACTCCAACTGTATCACCTGGGAGGGCACCAACGGGGAGTTCAAGATGACCGACCCTGATGAAGTGGCTCGGCgctggggggagaggaaaagcaagCCTAACATGAACTATGACAAACTCAGCCGTGCACTCCGCTACTactatgataaaaatattatgaCTAAGGTTCATGGTAAGCGCTATGCCTACAAATTTGATTTCCATGGAATCGCTCAGGCCCTCCAGCCTCACCCCCCGGAGTCATCCATGTACAAATACCCGTCAGACCTCCCCTACATGAGCTCCTACCATGCGCACCCCCAGAAGATGAACTTTGTAGCTCCCCACCCCCCTGCTTTGCCTGTAACCTCATCCAGCTTTTTCGCTGCCCCTAATCCATACTGGAATTCACCAACTGGAGGTATCTACCCCAAcaccaggctgccagcagctcatATGCCTTCTCATCTTGGCACCTACTactaa
- the ERG gene encoding transcriptional regulator ERG isoform X3, giving the protein MIQTVPDPAAHIKEALSVVSEDQSLFECAYGSPHLGKTEMTASSSSEYGQTSKMSPRVPQQDWLSQPPARVTIKMECNPNQVNGSRNSPDDCSVAKGGKMVSGSDNVGMNYGSYMEEKHIPPPNMTTNERRVIVPADPTLWSTDHVRQWLEWAVKEYGLPDVDILLFQNIDGKELCKMTKDDFQRLTPSYNADILLSHLHYLRERGATFIFPNTSVYPEATQRITTRPDLPYEQARRSAWTSHTHPTPQSKATQPSSSTVPKTEDQRPQLDPYQILGPTSSRLANPGSGQIQLWQFLLELLSDSSNSNCITWEGTNGEFKMTDPDEVARRWGERKSKPNMNYDKLSRALRYYYDKNIMTKVHGKRYAYKFDFHGIAQALQPHPPESSMYKYPSDLPYMSSYHAHPQKMNFVAPHPPALPVTSSSFFAAPNPYWNSPTGGIYPNTRLPAAHMPSHLGTYY; this is encoded by the exons GTGTGCCTACGGATCACCCCACCTTGGAAAGACAGAGATGACGGCCTCCTCCTCCAGTGAATATGGGCAAACATCAAAGATGAGTCCGCGTGTTCCCCAGCAAGACTGGTTATCACAGCCCCCAGCCAGAGTCACCATCAAGATGGAGTGTAATCCAAACCAGGTTAATGGGTCAAG GAATTCACCTGATGACTGCAGCGTGGCAAAAGGAGGGAAAATGGTTAGCGGCTCAGACAATGTTGGGATGAACTATGGAAGCTACATGGAAGAGAAGCACATTCCACCCCCAAATATGACTACCAATGAACGAAGAGTTATTGTACCAGCAG ATCCTACGTTATGGAGTACAGACCACGTACGCCAGTGGCTGGAGTGGGCAGTGAAGGAGTATGGTCTCCCAGATGTGGACATCTTGTTGTTCCAGAACATTGATGGGAAGGAGTTGTGCAAAATGACCAAAGACGACTTCCAGAGACTCACCCCAAGCTATAATGCAGATATCCTCCTGTCACATCTACACTACCTCAGAGAGA gAGGtgccacttttatttttccaaatacatcAGTTTATCCAGAAGCAACACAAAGAATTACAACCAGGCCAG attTGCCTTATGAGCAAGCCAGGAGATCAGCATGGACGAGTCACACCCACCCCACTCCTCAGTCAAAAG CTACTCAGCCATCATCCTCAACAGTGCCCAAAACAGAAGACCAGCGTCCTCAGTTAG ATCCTTATCAGATTCTTGGACCGACCAGCAGCCGTCTTGCAAATCCAG gGAGTGGGCAGATACAGCTATGGCAGTTCCTGCTGGAGCTTCTCTCAGATAGCTCCAACTCCAACTGTATCACCTGGGAGGGCACCAACGGGGAGTTCAAGATGACCGACCCTGATGAAGTGGCTCGGCgctggggggagaggaaaagcaagCCTAACATGAACTATGACAAACTCAGCCGTGCACTCCGCTACTactatgataaaaatattatgaCTAAGGTTCATGGTAAGCGCTATGCCTACAAATTTGATTTCCATGGAATCGCTCAGGCCCTCCAGCCTCACCCCCCGGAGTCATCCATGTACAAATACCCGTCAGACCTCCCCTACATGAGCTCCTACCATGCGCACCCCCAGAAGATGAACTTTGTAGCTCCCCACCCCCCTGCTTTGCCTGTAACCTCATCCAGCTTTTTCGCTGCCCCTAATCCATACTGGAATTCACCAACTGGAGGTATCTACCCCAAcaccaggctgccagcagctcatATGCCTTCTCATCTTGGCACCTACTactaa
- the ERG gene encoding transcriptional regulator ERG isoform X4: MTASSSSEYGQTSKMSPRVPQQDWLSQPPARVTIKMECNPNQVNGSRNSPDDCSVAKGGKMVSGSDNVGMNYGSYMEEKHIPPPNMTTNERRVIVPADPTLWSTDHVRQWLEWAVKEYGLPDVDILLFQNIDGKELCKMTKDDFQRLTPSYNADILLSHLHYLRETPLPHLTSDDVDKALQNSPRLMHARNTGGATFIFPNTSVYPEATQRITTRPDLPYEQARRSAWTSHTHPTPQSKATQPSSSTVPKTEDQRPQLDPYQILGPTSSRLANPGSGQIQLWQFLLELLSDSSNSNCITWEGTNGEFKMTDPDEVARRWGERKSKPNMNYDKLSRALRYYYDKNIMTKVHGKRYAYKFDFHGIAQALQPHPPESSMYKYPSDLPYMSSYHAHPQKMNFVAPHPPALPVTSSSFFAAPNPYWNSPTGGIYPNTRLPAAHMPSHLGTYY, from the exons ATGACGGCCTCCTCCTCCAGTGAATATGGGCAAACATCAAAGATGAGTCCGCGTGTTCCCCAGCAAGACTGGTTATCACAGCCCCCAGCCAGAGTCACCATCAAGATGGAGTGTAATCCAAACCAGGTTAATGGGTCAAG GAATTCACCTGATGACTGCAGCGTGGCAAAAGGAGGGAAAATGGTTAGCGGCTCAGACAATGTTGGGATGAACTATGGAAGCTACATGGAAGAGAAGCACATTCCACCCCCAAATATGACTACCAATGAACGAAGAGTTATTGTACCAGCAG ATCCTACGTTATGGAGTACAGACCACGTACGCCAGTGGCTGGAGTGGGCAGTGAAGGAGTATGGTCTCCCAGATGTGGACATCTTGTTGTTCCAGAACATTGATGGGAAGGAGTTGTGCAAAATGACCAAAGACGACTTCCAGAGACTCACCCCAAGCTATAATGCAGATATCCTCCTGTCACATCTACACTACCTCAGAGAGA ctcCTCTTCCACATTTGACTTCAGATGATGTTGATAAGGCCTTACAAAACTCTCCACGGTTAATGCATGCTAGAAACACAG gAGGtgccacttttatttttccaaatacatcAGTTTATCCAGAAGCAACACAAAGAATTACAACCAGGCCAG attTGCCTTATGAGCAAGCCAGGAGATCAGCATGGACGAGTCACACCCACCCCACTCCTCAGTCAAAAG CTACTCAGCCATCATCCTCAACAGTGCCCAAAACAGAAGACCAGCGTCCTCAGTTAG ATCCTTATCAGATTCTTGGACCGACCAGCAGCCGTCTTGCAAATCCAG gGAGTGGGCAGATACAGCTATGGCAGTTCCTGCTGGAGCTTCTCTCAGATAGCTCCAACTCCAACTGTATCACCTGGGAGGGCACCAACGGGGAGTTCAAGATGACCGACCCTGATGAAGTGGCTCGGCgctggggggagaggaaaagcaagCCTAACATGAACTATGACAAACTCAGCCGTGCACTCCGCTACTactatgataaaaatattatgaCTAAGGTTCATGGTAAGCGCTATGCCTACAAATTTGATTTCCATGGAATCGCTCAGGCCCTCCAGCCTCACCCCCCGGAGTCATCCATGTACAAATACCCGTCAGACCTCCCCTACATGAGCTCCTACCATGCGCACCCCCAGAAGATGAACTTTGTAGCTCCCCACCCCCCTGCTTTGCCTGTAACCTCATCCAGCTTTTTCGCTGCCCCTAATCCATACTGGAATTCACCAACTGGAGGTATCTACCCCAAcaccaggctgccagcagctcatATGCCTTCTCATCTTGGCACCTACTactaa
- the ERG gene encoding transcriptional regulator ERG isoform X6, producing MIQTVPDPAAHIKEALSVVSEDQSLFECAYGSPHLGKTEMTASSSSEYGQTSKMSPRVPQQDWLSQPPARVTIKMECNPNQVNGSRNSPDDCSVAKGGKMVSGSDNVGMNYGSYMEEKHIPPPNMTTNERRVIVPADPTLWSTDHVRQWLEWAVKEYGLPDVDILLFQNIDGKELCKMTKDDFQRLTPSYNADILLSHLHYLRETPLPHLTSDDVDKALQNSPRLMHARNTGGATFIFPNTSVYPEATQRITTRPDLPYEQARRSAWTSHTHPTPQSKATQPSSSTVPKTEDQRPQLDPYQILGPTSSRLANPGPYITFGRQWADTAMAVPAGASLR from the exons GTGTGCCTACGGATCACCCCACCTTGGAAAGACAGAGATGACGGCCTCCTCCTCCAGTGAATATGGGCAAACATCAAAGATGAGTCCGCGTGTTCCCCAGCAAGACTGGTTATCACAGCCCCCAGCCAGAGTCACCATCAAGATGGAGTGTAATCCAAACCAGGTTAATGGGTCAAG GAATTCACCTGATGACTGCAGCGTGGCAAAAGGAGGGAAAATGGTTAGCGGCTCAGACAATGTTGGGATGAACTATGGAAGCTACATGGAAGAGAAGCACATTCCACCCCCAAATATGACTACCAATGAACGAAGAGTTATTGTACCAGCAG ATCCTACGTTATGGAGTACAGACCACGTACGCCAGTGGCTGGAGTGGGCAGTGAAGGAGTATGGTCTCCCAGATGTGGACATCTTGTTGTTCCAGAACATTGATGGGAAGGAGTTGTGCAAAATGACCAAAGACGACTTCCAGAGACTCACCCCAAGCTATAATGCAGATATCCTCCTGTCACATCTACACTACCTCAGAGAGA ctcCTCTTCCACATTTGACTTCAGATGATGTTGATAAGGCCTTACAAAACTCTCCACGGTTAATGCATGCTAGAAACACAG gAGGtgccacttttatttttccaaatacatcAGTTTATCCAGAAGCAACACAAAGAATTACAACCAGGCCAG attTGCCTTATGAGCAAGCCAGGAGATCAGCATGGACGAGTCACACCCACCCCACTCCTCAGTCAAAAG CTACTCAGCCATCATCCTCAACAGTGCCCAAAACAGAAGACCAGCGTCCTCAGTTAG ATCCTTATCAGATTCTTGGACCGACCAGCAGCCGTCTTGCAAATCCAG gaCCATATATTACATTTGGAAGGCAA TGGGCAGATACAGCTATGGCAGTTCCTGCTGGAGCTTCTCTCAGATAG
- the ERG gene encoding transcriptional regulator ERG isoform X1, with amino-acid sequence MIQTVPDPAAHIKEALSVVSEDQSLFECAYGSPHLGKTEMTASSSSEYGQTSKMSPRVPQQDWLSQPPARVTIKMECNPNQVNGSRNSPDDCSVAKGGKMVSGSDNVGMNYGSYMEEKHIPPPNMTTNERRVIVPADPTLWSTDHVRQWLEWAVKEYGLPDVDILLFQNIDGKELCKMTKDDFQRLTPSYNADILLSHLHYLRETPLPHLTSDDVDKALQNSPRLMHARNTGGATFIFPNTSVYPEATQRITTRPDLPYEQARRSAWTSHTHPTPQSKATQPSSSTVPKTEDQRPQLDPYQILGPTSSRLANPGSGQIQLWQFLLELLSDSSNSNCITWEGTNGEFKMTDPDEVARRWGERKSKPNMNYDKLSRALRYYYDKNIMTKVHGKRYAYKFDFHGIAQALQPHPPESSMYKYPSDLPYMSSYHAHPQKMNFVAPHPPALPVTSSSFFAAPNPYWNSPTGGIYPNTRLPAAHMPSHLGTYY; translated from the exons GTGTGCCTACGGATCACCCCACCTTGGAAAGACAGAGATGACGGCCTCCTCCTCCAGTGAATATGGGCAAACATCAAAGATGAGTCCGCGTGTTCCCCAGCAAGACTGGTTATCACAGCCCCCAGCCAGAGTCACCATCAAGATGGAGTGTAATCCAAACCAGGTTAATGGGTCAAG GAATTCACCTGATGACTGCAGCGTGGCAAAAGGAGGGAAAATGGTTAGCGGCTCAGACAATGTTGGGATGAACTATGGAAGCTACATGGAAGAGAAGCACATTCCACCCCCAAATATGACTACCAATGAACGAAGAGTTATTGTACCAGCAG ATCCTACGTTATGGAGTACAGACCACGTACGCCAGTGGCTGGAGTGGGCAGTGAAGGAGTATGGTCTCCCAGATGTGGACATCTTGTTGTTCCAGAACATTGATGGGAAGGAGTTGTGCAAAATGACCAAAGACGACTTCCAGAGACTCACCCCAAGCTATAATGCAGATATCCTCCTGTCACATCTACACTACCTCAGAGAGA ctcCTCTTCCACATTTGACTTCAGATGATGTTGATAAGGCCTTACAAAACTCTCCACGGTTAATGCATGCTAGAAACACAG gAGGtgccacttttatttttccaaatacatcAGTTTATCCAGAAGCAACACAAAGAATTACAACCAGGCCAG attTGCCTTATGAGCAAGCCAGGAGATCAGCATGGACGAGTCACACCCACCCCACTCCTCAGTCAAAAG CTACTCAGCCATCATCCTCAACAGTGCCCAAAACAGAAGACCAGCGTCCTCAGTTAG ATCCTTATCAGATTCTTGGACCGACCAGCAGCCGTCTTGCAAATCCAG gGAGTGGGCAGATACAGCTATGGCAGTTCCTGCTGGAGCTTCTCTCAGATAGCTCCAACTCCAACTGTATCACCTGGGAGGGCACCAACGGGGAGTTCAAGATGACCGACCCTGATGAAGTGGCTCGGCgctggggggagaggaaaagcaagCCTAACATGAACTATGACAAACTCAGCCGTGCACTCCGCTACTactatgataaaaatattatgaCTAAGGTTCATGGTAAGCGCTATGCCTACAAATTTGATTTCCATGGAATCGCTCAGGCCCTCCAGCCTCACCCCCCGGAGTCATCCATGTACAAATACCCGTCAGACCTCCCCTACATGAGCTCCTACCATGCGCACCCCCAGAAGATGAACTTTGTAGCTCCCCACCCCCCTGCTTTGCCTGTAACCTCATCCAGCTTTTTCGCTGCCCCTAATCCATACTGGAATTCACCAACTGGAGGTATCTACCCCAAcaccaggctgccagcagctcatATGCCTTCTCATCTTGGCACCTACTactaa